The Candidatus Zymogenus saltonus genome window below encodes:
- a CDS encoding 4Fe-4S binding protein produces MFLIPLFIGLAIATTLYLTIGWWGFWVIFPWIGASISIGIYLRKILPKNRKKLGRRISILLIMPVLLIFVPVANNENFQLEGVMLMVFVGFFSKGFIHYAIAKLFGPLVWGRGFCGWACWTAAVLEWLPIKREGVIDERLKKLRYLTLSISILLPLLLVFLLNYDVRGDYINRAELGWMIVGNLVYYGLAIPMAFIFKDKRAFCKITCPVSLIMKVPARFSLIKIKPTGNECVMCGACSRACPMDIDVMSYISAGKSVSSTECILCGECALSCPNGAIG; encoded by the coding sequence ATGTTTCTAATCCCCCTTTTCATCGGCCTTGCTATCGCGACAACACTATACCTCACCATCGGCTGGTGGGGCTTCTGGGTGATCTTCCCCTGGATCGGCGCCTCCATCTCGATCGGGATCTATCTGAGAAAAATCCTGCCGAAAAACCGGAAAAAACTGGGGCGGAGGATAAGCATACTGCTGATAATGCCGGTGCTGCTGATATTCGTCCCCGTGGCCAACAACGAGAATTTCCAGCTCGAAGGAGTGATGCTAATGGTTTTCGTCGGCTTTTTCTCCAAGGGCTTTATCCACTACGCCATTGCCAAGCTCTTCGGCCCGCTTGTATGGGGGAGGGGCTTCTGCGGCTGGGCGTGCTGGACGGCCGCCGTCCTGGAGTGGCTCCCGATAAAGAGGGAGGGCGTCATCGACGAGAGGTTAAAAAAATTACGATACCTGACGCTTTCTATCTCGATACTACTCCCCCTTCTCCTCGTCTTCCTCCTGAACTACGACGTACGAGGTGACTACATCAACAGGGCCGAGCTTGGCTGGATGATTGTTGGAAACCTCGTCTACTACGGACTGGCGATACCGATGGCCTTTATCTTCAAGGACAAGAGGGCGTTCTGCAAGATAACGTGCCCGGTCTCCTTGATAATGAAGGTCCCTGCCAGATTCTCGCTAATAAAGATAAAGCCCACCGGAAACGAGTGTGTGATGTGCGGCGCATGCAGCAGGGCCTGTCCGATGGATATAGACGTGATGTCGTACATAAGCGCGGGGAAAAGCGTATCGAGCACGGAATGCATCCTGTGCGGAGAATGCGCCCTCAGCTGTCCCAACGGCGCGATAGGCTGA
- a CDS encoding Mut7-C RNAse domain-containing protein: MKFAADAPLGKLSKWLRIMGYDCAYPAVLEDQDPDDDRIFLTRTTGVKGKGVLFIGCNYIEDQIDTLNTLLPIKDNIKPFTRCTLCNTPLKTIEKESVFTDVPDYIYVTHDDFQICPSCKRVYWRGTHRERMEGIIEALFVRKPNPKS, encoded by the coding sequence TTGAAGTTCGCCGCTGACGCCCCCCTGGGCAAGCTCTCCAAGTGGCTCAGGATCATGGGGTACGACTGCGCCTATCCCGCCGTACTTGAAGACCAGGATCCCGACGACGATAGGATATTCCTGACCCGCACCACGGGAGTCAAGGGGAAGGGGGTTCTCTTTATCGGATGCAATTACATAGAAGATCAGATAGATACCTTAAATACTCTCCTTCCTATAAAAGACAACATTAAGCCGTTTACCCGCTGCACCCTCTGCAACACGCCCCTTAAGACGATAGAAAAGGAGAGCGTTTTTACGGATGTCCCGGATTATATATATGTGACACACGATGACTTCCAAATCTGCCCGAGCTGTAAAAGGGTCTACTGGCGGGGAACCCATCGAGAGAGGATGGAGGGGATAATCGAGGCGCTCTTCGTGAGAAAACCGAATCCCAAAAGCTAA
- a CDS encoding CBS domain-containing protein: MKNFILLYVKDAMTKDVVSIEPNTGLREVKSLFERHDYNSLPVIEEGKLVGIVTKLDFIKHFIITPKSMIPNYDALLDDAVETVMNETPLTVSPETPLTRVLELMVETKLRSFPVVDSDMEVLGIVSREDVVKRLG, encoded by the coding sequence ATGAAGAATTTCATTTTGCTCTACGTCAAAGACGCAATGACAAAAGACGTGGTCTCTATTGAGCCGAACACGGGATTGAGGGAGGTAAAGTCGCTCTTTGAGAGACACGACTATAACTCTTTGCCGGTGATCGAGGAGGGAAAGCTGGTAGGGATTGTAACGAAGCTCGATTTTATAAAGCATTTTATAATCACCCCTAAGTCAATGATACCCAACTACGACGCCCTTTTGGACGACGCCGTTGAGACCGTTATGAACGAAACGCCCCTTACCGTTTCTCCCGAGACCCCCCTTACCAGAGTCCTGGAGCTGATGGTCGAAACAAAGTTAAGGAGCTTTCCCGTGGTGGACAGCGATATGGAGGTTCTGGGTATTGTATCGAGGGAGGATGTGGTCAAGAGGCTGGGGTAG
- a CDS encoding class II fructose-bisphosphate aldolase produces MPIIDAIDLYQDAKEKGYAVGAFDTNVGNPDFIMSIIDAAEELDRPVIIQGGAKPLSELYDIRAFGRAIVSLAQDRDARVVLHLNQVTDLDQIRAALDCGFNSVMISTGKMSLKENIEFTKKAVEIAEVYNAAVEGKLGKLGGREDVEETPQSRTDPKEAAQFIKETGIDVFAPSIGTVYGLHEEKPKLDLDLLSKLQADLDIGMVIHGASGLTVRNYRDLIERGAVKINVSTAMRTAYLKNIKNALKKAPESTLPYEITAMARNEIKKIVMELMRVFAGQWE; encoded by the coding sequence ATGCCGATAATCGACGCTATAGATCTCTACCAAGATGCGAAGGAAAAAGGGTATGCGGTGGGAGCCTTCGACACAAACGTCGGAAATCCCGACTTCATCATGTCGATAATAGACGCTGCAGAGGAGCTCGACCGCCCCGTCATAATCCAGGGAGGGGCAAAACCGCTGTCAGAGCTCTACGACATCAGGGCCTTTGGGCGGGCCATAGTCTCCTTAGCCCAGGACAGGGACGCCCGGGTCGTCCTGCATCTTAATCAAGTTACCGATCTCGATCAGATTAGGGCTGCGCTGGACTGCGGCTTTAACTCCGTAATGATAAGTACGGGTAAAATGTCCTTGAAAGAAAACATAGAATTTACAAAAAAAGCGGTCGAGATCGCGGAGGTCTATAACGCCGCAGTCGAGGGGAAACTTGGGAAGCTCGGGGGGCGGGAGGACGTGGAAGAGACTCCCCAATCGAGGACCGACCCAAAAGAGGCCGCGCAATTCATAAAGGAGACCGGAATAGACGTCTTTGCCCCCTCCATCGGCACCGTCTACGGTCTGCACGAAGAAAAGCCCAAGCTGGATTTGGACCTCCTCTCGAAGCTTCAGGCCGACCTCGATATAGGGATGGTCATTCACGGCGCCTCCGGCCTGACGGTGAGGAATTACAGGGACCTTATAGAGAGGGGCGCCGTCAAGATAAACGTATCGACCGCCATGAGAACGGCTTACTTGAAAAACATCAAGAACGCCCTCAAAAAGGCCCCGGAGAGCACCCTCCCCTACGAGATCACGGCCATGGCGAGGAACGAGATAAAAAAGATCGTGATGGAGCTTATGCGCGTATTTGCGGGGCAGTGGGAATGA
- a CDS encoding L-2-amino-thiazoline-4-carboxylic acid hydrolase — MGRKKDTVSSKTILMFNIFIALIQKKILRERYGKEKTDAWLKRSRGIFKSLYRKMPDIGGGENMLYKNLAMSTFLMPMAVVMKQEGLPTREIGEHIFNVAERSNELFLPLMKALSYADKSQVKKMRLAAERSLKREYPADWVFEFVEGGEKYLYGYDIKECAIHKFWRDQGLEELAPYLCLTDWAKWKAMGVSVERTQTVANGGDLCDFRYCKEKKECPSGWPPESNVEWTGKFERGR, encoded by the coding sequence GTGGGCCGAAAGAAAGATACGGTATCGTCGAAAACAATATTGATGTTCAACATCTTTATTGCCCTCATTCAGAAGAAGATATTAAGAGAGCGCTACGGGAAAGAGAAGACGGACGCATGGCTTAAGAGGTCCCGGGGGATTTTTAAATCGCTCTACCGAAAGATGCCGGACATCGGCGGCGGGGAGAATATGCTCTACAAGAACCTCGCGATGTCTACCTTCCTGATGCCGATGGCCGTCGTCATGAAACAGGAGGGTCTTCCGACGAGGGAGATAGGCGAGCATATCTTCAACGTCGCGGAGAGATCCAACGAGCTCTTCCTTCCGCTGATGAAGGCGCTCTCCTATGCCGATAAAAGCCAGGTCAAGAAGATGAGGCTGGCGGCCGAGAGGTCACTCAAGCGGGAATATCCCGCCGACTGGGTCTTCGAGTTCGTCGAGGGGGGAGAAAAATATCTCTATGGCTACGATATAAAGGAGTGTGCTATCCACAAGTTCTGGCGCGACCAGGGGCTCGAAGAGCTGGCCCCCTATTTATGTCTCACCGACTGGGCGAAGTGGAAGGCCATGGGGGTAAGCGTGGAGAGGACACAGACGGTCGCCAATGGCGGCGACCTCTGCGACTTCAGGTATTGTAAGGAGAAAAAGGAGTGCCCCTCCGGCTGGCCGCCGGAGTCGAACGTCGAGTGGACGGGGAAGTTCGAGCGGGGGAGATAG